Sequence from the Rutidosis leptorrhynchoides isolate AG116_Rl617_1_P2 chromosome 3, CSIRO_AGI_Rlap_v1, whole genome shotgun sequence genome:
tgtgaatgttggttaccaggtgttcaatccatatgaatgattatttttgtctctatgtatgggacgtatatttatgggaactggaaatgaaaaattttgtggtctattaaaatgatggaaatgtttatttatgttaaactaatgaactcaccaaccttttggttgacacttttaagcatgtttattctcaggtatgaaagaaatcttccgctgtgcatttgctcactttaaagatattacttggagtcattcatgacatatttcaaaagacgttgcattcgagtcgttgagttcatcaagattattattaagtcaattatagtaagatatattacgaaatgtatgcatgttgtcaactttcgatgtaatgaaagattgtcttttcaaaaatgaatgcaatgtttgtaaaatgtatcatatagaggtcaagtaactcgcgatgtaataacctgttgtgaatcgtttataatcgatatggacttcgtccggatggattaggacgggtcgcttcaaaatGCCCTCTCTACATCCTTGCGGGCACTAGCTTGAAACCTGATAAACTTAATCGTAGGCTCTTATGTGGGGCACGAATATCCTTTTACTAGAGTCGCCCAGTCGGGATATATACCGTCGGCAAGGTAATATCCCTTGGTCAACTGATGACCATTTACCTCAAATGGTGCGGATGGAGCCATTCCCTTGTTAAGGTTATCAAATATAGGGTATTGATTTAAAACATTTATATCATTGTTGGAATCTGCCATCCCAGAAAAAGCATGCCAAATTCACTAGTCATATGAAGCAACTATTTCAAGAATAAGAGTCAGTTTCTTGTGATCACCCTAAGTGTATTGTCCTTTTAAAGCAACTAGACAATTTATCgactcccaatgcatacaatcgataCTCACGGGCATACCCGTGAAACCCTGTCTTTTCATGTGTGcactatatgtagtgacccgaacttttccatgtttatatatattaattaagattgatatttacatgactaaatgtttccaacatgttaatcaatcaaacttgttgagacttgattaattgaaatatgtttcatatagacaattgaccacccaagttgaccggtgattcacgaacgttaaaacttgtaaaaactatacgatgacatatatatggttatatatatagttaacatgattttattataagtaagtatctcattaggtattttaacaatgagttatatacataaaaatgagactattaaattaagaaactcgaaaacgatatatataacgattatcgttataacaacgtcttactaggtgcatatgaatcatattaagatattgatacaattggttaattatgttaaattataagtaaatatatcattaagtgtattaacaatgaactacatatgtaaaaataagactactaacttaacgatttcgaaacgagacatatatgtaacgattatcgttgtaacgacatttaactgtatatatatcatactaagatatattatatatcataatatcatgataatgtaacaatttaacatctcatttgatataataaacaatgggttaacaacatttaacaagatcgttaacctaaaggtttcaaaacaacatttacatgtaacgactaacgatgacttaacgactcagttaaaatgtatatacatgtagtgttttaatatgtattaatacacttttgaaagacttcaagacacttatcaaaatacttctacttaccaaaaatgcttacaattacatcctcgttcagtttcatcaacaattctactcgtatgcacccgtattcgtactcgtacaatacacagcttttagatgtatgtactattggtatatatactccaatgataagctcttagcagcccatgtgagtcacctaacacatgtgggaaccatcatttggcaactagcatgaaatatctcataaaattacaaaaatatgagtaatcattcatgacttatttacatgaaaacaaaattacatatcctttatatctaatccatataccaacgaccaaaaacacctacaaacactttcattattcaattttattcatctaattgatctctctcaagttccatcttcaagttctaagtgttcttcataaattccataagtatagtttcataaaaatcaagaatactaccaagtttgcaagtttacttccaagctttctaatccattccaagtaatcatctaagatcaaggaacctttgttatttacagtaggttatctttctaattcaaggtaatattcatattcaaactttgattcaatttctataactataacaatcttatttcgagtgaaaatcttacttgaacttgttttcgtatcatgattctgcttcaagaactttcaagccatccaaggatcctttgaagctagatccatttttctcatttccagtagttttatccagaaaacttgaggtagtaatgatgttcataacaacattcaattcatacatataaagctattttattcgaaggtttaaacttgtaatcactagaacataggttagttaattctaaacttattcgcaaataaaagttaatccttctaacttgacttttaaaatcaactaaacacatgttctatatctatatgatatgctaacttaatgatttaaaacctgaaaacacgatgaacaccataaaaccgaatatacgccgttgtagtaacaccgcgggctgttttgggttagttaattaaaaactatgataaactttgatttaaaagttgttcttctgggaaaatgatttttcttatgaacatgaaactatatccaaaaatcatggttaaacgcaaagtggaagtatgttttccaaaatggtcatctagacgtcgttctttcgactgaaatgactacctttacaaaaatgacttgtaacctgtaattccgactatagacttatactttttctgtatagattcataaacttaagttcaatataaaaccatagcaattggattcactcaaaacggatttaaaatgaagaagttatgggtaaaacaagattggatatttttttgattatgttagctacgggaaatgtttaacaaatctatacaaatcatatcctagctaacttatattgtattatacatgtattctaatatattatgtaatcttgggataccatagacacgtatgcaaatgttttgacatatcatatcaacccatgtatatatattatttggaacaaccatagacactctatatgcagtaatgttagagttagctatacatggttgaggttgattccaaaaatatatatactttgagttgtgatctagcctgagacgtgtatacactgggtcgtggattgattcaagataatatatatcgatttattttctgtacatctaattgtggacaactagttatatatatatatatatatatatatatatatatatatatatatatatatatatatatatatatatatatatatatatatatatacattaaaacgtattaaaaatgttgtaaatatattttgaacatactttgatatatatgtacatatttgttataggttcgtgaatcgaccagtggccaagtcttactttccgacgaagtaaaaatctgtgaaagtgagttatagtcccacttttaaaatctaatatttttgggatgagaatacatgcaggttttataaatgatttacaaaatagacacaagtacgtgaaacctgcattctatggttgaattatcgaaatcgaatatgcccctttttatttatatcatatccgaagggtgtcccggaatgatggggatattcttatatatgcatcttgttaatgtcggttaccaggtgttcaccatatgaatgatatttatctctatgtatgggatgtgtattgaaatatgaaatcttgtggtctattgttacgatttgatatatataggttaaacctataactcaccaacatttttgttgacgtttaaagcatgtttattctcaggtgaatattaagagcttccgcagttgcatactaaaataaagacaagatttggagtccatgtttgtatgatattgtgtaaaaactgcattcaagaaacatatgtcgatgtaatatgtttctattgtaaaccattatgtaatggtcgtgtgtaaacagtatattttagattatcattatttgataatctacgtaatgttttttttaaaacctttattgataaaataaaggttatggttgttttaaaaatgaatgcagtctttgaaaaacgtctcatatagaggtcaaaacctcgcaacgaaatcaattaatatggaacgtttataatcaatatgaacgggacatttcaattggtgccACATCACGTGCGTTGAGAGATCTCATTTATTCACTTATGTATAAAGTGATGACACACATACAAATTATAAGTAATATAGACATAGTATTGATGATGACTCGCTCATTTGTAAATATGAGTCCCACATATCAGGAGTGGTTTCATACGCCAATTAGCTTATAGGCGAAGTACATTTTTGTAAAGTAGTAAAATTCGGCCTACTGATAGCATGAATACTTTCTATAAAATAACTAAAATGCTCGGAAATATCATTATTAGAGAAAGTAGTTATACCTTGCACAATTTGGAGGAATAATTGTATTCGTACACGAAAACGCCGCGTCTCACAAAAATAACCGTTCCACAATCGTTGCGCGAACTCCTCACGATCTCTGGGAATGTAACCTCGAACTCTTTGAATACGCACCGCAGACTCGATATCGGACTCATCTTCTTCTAATTGTTGAATAAGTTGAACAATTCGCATATCCTCCAAATCGTAATTGGAATCACGTAAATACGAACCCATATATAAACATGTAAGATTTCATAAAATGTAATAAAAAGTTGAGAGAAATAAATAGTTTGGTGTATAAAAAATGATAAGTTAAATGAGTTTATAAAGATAAAATTAATACATTtaaaataaaatttagaaaaaacaGATGTATATATGTCGTCAACGGCTATAGGATCACAATTCGCTACCTAACATTTGACCTTTTTTCCATCAGATTATTCATTGACGCCTCATAGCGTCAAAATTCGACATCGTGTGACGTAAAAATCGCCAACTCAGTTGACAGATGCCAAACTGACGTCCCTTTAGTAACAGTGTAACGTAGCGTAGTAGTCTTATGTCATGAGTGCCACGTCTACACGATAAAGTAAATTGTTACTAAAAACCTACCTCCATATCACATTTGACCTAAAAAAACTATCTCCACGTGATTTATTTACATTTTTCTTgaataaaacatataataacattttatCAAATGAAAACACATTGCATTATTTTGGGAAGAAATACACAAATGAAAAGAAATACAGTGGAAATATAACACGGGTATTCGTTACTTAGTTCCGCTACAAGTCACTAAATAAATGTAAAACCTGAACCTTTGAACTTTTCCTTAATGATACCATCAATTCGTTGTTGCATCTCCGGAGTTAAATGATTTTTCCAATCTCCGATTTCACCTCGTCGAAAATACGACTTGTTCCACATCTCATACCCCAAACCTGCCagataagaaccattcttgtttacCTCTAAGTTCTTCAAATGCTCAAAACTGCAAAATTTCGCAATCTTTTCAATCATTCCGTTTTCCTCTTCATCGACCGAAAATGGCACTCCCATAAACTCACCCAACCGCTTCACAATAACCTCAGGTTCCCTCTTAATACCTTCATATTTCAAAAACAATATATTATTTGGAGAATCAAGACTAGCTTTCCAAAATCCTAACACGTGATCCCAATAAGGACCATACGTCAAAACACCCTCACAAAACATTTCAAAAGATTGATCAAATGAAAGTGGAGGTGCTTCTTTAGGTCTAAGTTTTTTTAAGAAATGGAACAAGGACACCATCACATCTTTTGGATCCCTACAAACGTAAACTAATTTGCATCCAGAAGAAGGGTTAGTGATGGATGAAGGCAGCAAACTATGTGCTTAATGTGTGGCGAAAAGCCGAGGGGAATTATTAGAACAATCTTGTACTTTGTTGGTAGTAGTAGGGAAATCTAAGGATGGAAAGATTTCATGAGGTCCTTTTTGAAGCAAAGGATGATCATTAAAATCGAAAGTAGATCGATTTTGGATTGAAAACATGAGTGATCTAAGCCAAGTTGTGCCACTTTTCATGAAGGAAGATAAAATGAAATCGGTTGAGCGTGGCTTAAAGTGATGTTGCAAGAACATGACACCTAATAAGGCATCTTCAGGCAACCAATATCCTTGGTATAAGAACAGTTCCTCTGTTGACCAACCAATGGTTTTAGGAAGCTCGGTGATGAGTTGTGCATGTTTTTTGTATGTGCTTTTctgatcatcatctttatcaatatCTTTATATCTATCAAATGTTGACATAATGATCGATCAAACTATTTGTGATGGCTGGTATGAATATATGAATTCCTACAAAACAACTTTATATATTATCACTCGAGTAGAGTCATTAAATGGAAAATCAATGATTGTTATGTGATTGGGTAACACatgttatatatatgaataataatatatatgaataGTAGTTTAAGGAATTAATGCAATGCTAACCGTATACATATTTTAATCTCGTTATTGAACACATGGATTATATTTAATATACCCACATGAATCACAATAATGCGTGTAGTAGCATAGCACGTGAAGTCTTCAAACGAACAATTATAATTATTCTCTTAGACCACTCCCACAGGGTGATAGTGCTAGCCGCCCTCAAGCCAAGCTAGTGAGGGCGTTGTTGGCAATGGTCTAGCCCTCGCTAGCCCTCGCCCACTTCGCCCTCCATCATTTCCTCACATAACATTTTCCAGCATGAAATATTTCTCCCTCTTCATTTATTTGTGTAATATTAACTTGTACCTACCCCATAAATACTTGTACATCAATTTATTTAGTTAATTTTGGTGGGGTATATGATTGGTAGTGTTTTGTTATGGGAATTTGATGGGAGAAAATGGAGAGAGAAAGCCGATGTAGCGGTGATGTGACGATGATGTGGCAATGAGGAAGGATGTCATTGTTGGGAGTATGGATAGCAATGGATCGGATTGGATCGGTTGagaccatatccatatccatttagcttttgttcatccatatccatatccatatctgttTAATTTTGGtttatccatccatatccatatccaatagattacgcgggttaatggatatccattggatattcaaTAATGTTATAATATTTCATAATATGTGATTAAAATAAAAATGTACTATAACAAAAACTTATATAATGTGGCATAATTAAAATATATCCATAAGAATCtataatctttgtcgaagatataacacaATTTATTAAACTTACTATTAAACATAGACTATGACAAAATAAATTATGTAATTTATATGTTTATTTGATTATATATGTGTGTTTTATTGTCATTATATGATTTCAAGAAAAACATATGTGTAATCGTAAATGTATTTGTAATAGTAAATGTGtttgtatatatctatatttatgtatttcgggtgtaaatggatatatccatggataaaacttcttcatccatatccatatccatatccgtatccattttGTTTCATCCGTATCTGAATCCATGTCCATTTATATCATCCATACCCATTATAAATCGAGTGAATCGAATGGATATCTAGTGGATCGGGTGGAAATTGTCATCCCTAGTTGGGAGTGGTCTTATAAGAGAGGtgtcaaccatgacatacttcttTCCCGGGACTAGTTGTATGATATTGCATATTTTACATACATTTATCTTAGCAACATCCTTCATATTTATTGGTCCTTTGGATACGGTTTGGAGATAATTTGATGGTTTTTGTGAAGTATCGATTTCGAGAGCTACAAAGATGATAAAGTTGGTTATTTGAGCGTTTCGAGGTACATTATTCATCACTTTATCATGAGGTACCAGTTATATTAGTTCGGGTCAAGTATTATTGCTTTATTATAAAGTTTCAAGTCAGTATCTGCTACAGAGCATGGTCGCGACGAACCAGGTAGGCTAGCGACGCAAGGATTAGCACAAAATTAGTGTCGAGCATTTTTCAAAAGGGTGAAGATTTCTAAGTATAAACTCGTGACGCGAGGGTTATCGATCACGACAAGACATGAAGTAATAATTTGATGTCGAGCTTATTGGAAAGAATGAGAAGCAGATTTAGTTGTTGGTCACGACACGACCAATCTATGTCGCGACGCAACACTAACACGGGGTCAGTTCATGCAGCGTATAAAAAGGGTTGTTTAACCCTAAATTTATTCATCCATCATTCAGCCGAATTTGGAAGCTTCAAGGGCGATTTTTAGGTGGTTTAGGGAGAACTCCACACCATCTAATCATCGTAATCATTAATAGATCGAGCTTCAATCTCTTCTTCATTCAAGATCATCTCTATGTTTAATCTTTGTTCATCAACAATGGTTTCTTCTATGTTTTTTATTATTGTTtttagcatgattgttggctaaatctCTTCTATCTACTTAGGCTAAATACTATGTTGGATGCCAATTACATTGATTAATTGATATATTCAtgatattttgatgtttttagtAAATTAAACTCTTATTGATGCTTGTGATTGAATTAgttgatgtgacgacccgaaaatttttgaccaaatttaaacttaatcttactatgatcccgatatgataaacaaagtctgtaatgttgagtctcaaaagcttgaactatttcatatattcaattgaccttcgactgctttcgacgattcatgaaccattaattgtaaatagatatgtatatatatatatatatatatatatatatatatatatatatatatatatatatatatatatatatatatatatattaatttaaaatattataggttgctcttattaaaagtaattatgtaaaataaaataaaaatgatattatgataattattatttaagaacatatctatatatataaataaagtatattaaatatatattttatgatttcgaatctatttagtaaacgactgttACATTCTATTGCCAATCGATGGATATTACATGAGTAAAAttcgaacttatataatttttaaaataaacggtgatccgaaaatgagtgatataaattataggcttattaaaagtatatttaggagctaattgttaatttttatgtttatcatattttacttggggttgggagtgaataattaatgtaattttttatttaataattaatgactgaattttaaccaaaatgaccaaaataaataaagctatataatttaaaaatatgagatttttctgaataacTCTTAttcaccactgattaacaacggagcaaaATTTAGTCAGTAATAGATGACGGCTAAGGAATTTACACGTTTTAATTCATcttctttgattattattattaatattatattatatatatttctgttgAACATTACATCCGTGAACCATAATAATTGATTATTGTACTGTGTATGCTTTATAGTTTTCTTCACAACTtgatgtatttattatatatattacattcaTACTGCACAAGGGAGAAAACCCATCACTTGTTAGTCATTACTACTATTACTTCTTCTATTTCTATTTCATCACCACCATTGAACATCATCAATCTAAGTCATGTGCTATTGTATTTTGGTACCAACAAGTTCCATCACCACCTAAGCCCGCTAAATTATCATCCCTTTTACCACCTTTAACCACCCTCGTGAACCACCACTCACGGCTATCACCTTCACCAACACCATGACCAAACTACCACCCATATCACAATCGAACCATCATCTTTTTGTTTTTATGTTTCTCTTCGGTTTACAAGACCAAACCAATAACCACCCATCACCATTAAAACAACCACACTTAAAACACCACAACCCGGCTACCATTTAAACCACCACCTTCGGTTCACCCAATGAACGAAACTCACCATCGTGAGCCAACTGCACCCATCACCACCCTACTCTATCTCACTATTCTCTCTTCTCCTTATCTCTTTTGTTGAAACCCATGAATCACCACCTCTGTGACCCGCTTGCTTGACAACTACTCATTCTATCTCTATTACACCCTGTACTCTCCAAAACAGACTCATTCATCTATGCGGTTTGTTAGCAAATCAAATACATTCGAGGCTCAATATATGAGTCACACCTaaatttttttctttctgttttatgTTCGAAGACCACCAACAAGTTAAAATGTAATTTCTTGATTCGATCACCACTCATCAGCAAACCACTTGTAATTACACCATGAAACACCTATCTATCTTTCTCCCCTGCTACAGCTGTAAAACCAACACCTCAAGCAACTCCCACAATCacattctttatttttgttgtttcaTTTACAGCCCCAATAAACCACCCTCTTCAACCTTCTTTATCCCTCTCATCCTCTCTCTTTTTCTTTTATGTCTCAGTCAGAAACACGACGTCCATCATCACCAAGCAAACACTCAACACCAACATGGAAAACCACATCCAAACCGTCACTTTTTTTTAATATCATTCGCTACTGCTACGGTAGTATAATTATTACTTGTTGCTGCGGATACTATAATAACAAAAGTAATTGTTATTAGCTAACGAATGGACAAGAAGAAATAAAGTGATGGATTGGTGTCCTCTTTCTCTTTTGCTTTTAAAAAGTAATATACACTTTGAGAATTCAATGAGATGCGTATATGCAGGgctccacatatatatatatatatatatatatatatatatatatatatatatatatatatatatatatatatatatatatatatatatatatatatatatatatatatttcttttaaaACCTGTTCCACTAGAATAAACGTAAACCGAATCCTTAATTGTTTTCAAATGAGGCCGTTACCTTCTGTTTCTACTTGGATCGTGAATCCCTTTTAAACTTGGGCCGAACAATTGATTGTGGACTCCAATTAGATGGGTCTAGCTGTTGGGCCTTAGGAATTGGGTCAGATTTTAGAGGTGATCGAGCTGTCTTGTCTTAAAAGGTGATGATTGACCCACGATTGAGATGATGATGAGGGAAGGTGATGATGGACTTCGCTGATGCACTACTCCTGCTTTTACTAATGTAAACTGAAGCCATATTCACCCTTTTCTCGATCTTTTATTCGCTCTCGAATCCAAGTTACCACACTAAACTATAACATTTAAGTTacacatattaagatattaatatgaGCTtgaatgatcatgattatgatagaCGATTATGAATGATATTGATAGAGATGAGGAAtagatataattatgattatgatttttggtgatcgtgaagatttaaaatggtgATGATGAAATCGGGTTATGTTAACAAATGATGAATATGATAATAGGATATGATATACACGATGATAATGATGTTTCGGAGGAATGAGGATGACATGGTCACGGTTATGATTTGACGTGTATGATAATATGAATATGATGATGGTATGATAGTGACAAAAATGGTTAAATAGAATTGAGCTGAAAATTAAATGAATGGGCAGAATGGttaaggttgttatcgggttagcggtgtagtgacccgaaattttccatgtttatatatattaattgagattgatatttacatgactaaatgtttctaacgtgttaagcaatcaaacttgttaagacttgattaaatgaaataagtttcatatagacaattgatcacccaagttgaccggcgattcacgaacgttacaaaattgtaaaaactacatgttgtggtatatatagacatatatatatatatatatatatatatatatatatatatatatatatatatatatggttgacataagattatgatgagtaagtatctcactaaatatattaacaatgtgtgatatacataagaaatgagattactaagttaagaaactcga
This genomic interval carries:
- the LOC139902412 gene encoding cytosolic sulfotransferase 16-like, whose product is MSTFDRYKDIDKDDDQKSTYKKHAQLITELPKTIGWSTEELFLYQGYWLPEDALLGVMFLQHHFKPRSTDFILSSFMKSGTTWLRSLMFSIQNRSTFDFNDHPLLQKGPHEIFPSLDFPTTTNKVQDCSNNSPRDPKDVMVSLFHFLKKLRPKEAPPLSFDQSFEMFCEGVLTYGPYWDHVLGFWKASLDSPNNILFLKYEGIKREPEVIVKRLGEFMGVPFSHLKNLEVNKNGSYLAGLGYEMWNKSYFRRGEIGDWKNHLTPEMQQRIDGIIKEKFKGSGFTFI